The sequence CCGGCCGCGTCCACAAGGACTTCCTGCCCCGGTTCCTGAAGCTCTTCACCGATGTCCTGCTCGAGCCCCGCTACGAGCCGAGCGAGTTCGAGCGGCTGCGCACCGATGCCCTCAACACCCTGCGCAACACCCTGCGCAACGAGGATGACGAGGAGCTTGGCAAGGTGGGGCTCGATGCTCTCCTGTTCCGGGGGCACCCCTATGCCCACTTCGTGGGAGGGACGGCTCAGGGGCTCCAGGCCATCACGCTCGACGAGCTCAAGGTCCACGCCCGCCGCGTCTTCACCCAGGACCGGCTCGTCATCGGCCTGGCCGGTCCCGTGGATGAGGCGCTCAAACAGGCCCTCACCTCCCGGCTGGCCGCGCTGCCCGCCACGGGGGCTCCCCGCGTGGCCCTGCCCCCCGTGACGGCCCGGCCTGGCGCCGCGCTCGTCCTTCAGAAGTCCACCCTCTCCACCGCCATCTCCCTGGGCTTCGCCATCCCGATGCGGCGCGGCGACCCCGACTTCTTCCCGGTGGCGCTCGCCCTCTCGTACCTGGGGGAGCACCGGCAGACCCATGGCCTGCTCTTCCAGGAGCTGCGCGAGAAGCGGGGCCTCAACTACGGCGACTATGCCTACGCCGAGCACTTCATCCAGCAGTCCGGCACCACCTTCGCCCGGCCCAACCTCGCGCGGACCCAGCAGGACATCTCCCTGTGGCTCCGCCCCGTGGTGCCCGCCACCGCCGTGTTCGCCACCCACGGCGCCCTCTACTATCTCGGCCAGCTCATCCAGCACGGCATCCCCCGGGATGCCTTCGAGCAAACCCGTGGCTTTCTCCTGAGCTACACCCGGCTGTGGGAGCAGACGGACTCGCGGCGCCTGGGCTACGCGATCGACTCACTCTTCTATGGGACGCCGGACTTCCTGGGCAGCTACCGGAAGGCGCTCGAACAGATGACGCCCGAGGCCGTCCACGAGGCCGTCCGTCGGCGGCTGCGCCCCGAGGCCCTGTCCTTCGTCTTCGTCACCCAGGATGCGCCGGCCCTGGTCACCGGGCTCACGGCCCAGACACCCACGCCCCTCACCTACGCCTCCGCCAAGCCCCCCGCCGTGCTCGAGGCGGACCAGGCCATCCTCCAGCAGCCGCTCCCCCTGCGTCCGGACGCCATCGAGGTGCTCCCCGCGAGCACCTTCATGGAGCAGTAGCCCCTGGACGCACGTCAGCCCCGGAGATGGCCCGCGCCATCCCGGGGCTGCTCGCGCCTCCCTGCGGGCCTAGAACTGCACCGTCACCGTGTTCGTGCAGGTGTTCGTCCCCACCGCGCAAACCTTGTAGGTGTAGGTGCCTGCCAGGAAGAACCGGTCCGAGTACTCGCCGTCATTGTTCGTGGTGACCAGGCGCTTGTTGTTGCGGAAGATCTCCACTTTGGAAGCCGTGGTCCCGGTCCAGGTGAGATCCACGTGCTTGCCGGTGAGTTCCCGCCGCTGCTGGGCCGTGAGCGACATGGCCGCGGGAGGAGGCGGAGGAGGCGGCGGCGGCGCCGTCACGGTCACGCTCTTGGTCTCCGTGGCCGTCTTTCCCGCGCTGTTCTTCACTGACAGCGACACGGTGTAGGTGCCTCCCGCCGCGTAGGCGTGGCTGGGGCTGCTCTCGGTGGAGGAGCCTCCGTCCCCGAAATCCCACGTCCAGGAGGTCAGCGTGCCCTGGGCGCTGGTGCTGGCATCCGTGAAGCCGCACGCCAGACCCGTACAGGAGAAGGAGAACGAGGCCACGGGAGCCTTCGCCGCCTCCGCCACCGGGAAGACGAGATCGTCCCGGTCATCGTAGCTGCCCGTGCTGCAGGAGCCTTCCGAGCCGTTGTAGCGGAAGTTGCCCCGGACGGCTTGCAGGGTGCCTTCCGGCAGCACGTACGTGGCCGACAGCACCTGCGCGCCGCCCACCGAGGGCATCAGCGTCGTCAGGAAGGTCCAGGAGGGCTCGTTCGCGTTCGCCGTGTAATAGAGGTCCAGCTTGTCCGTGGAGCCCGAGCCCCACGACCAGACCGACACCTCCACGCGCACCGTCTTGCCGGGTGCCATCGGCGTCCCATCGGCCGTGGAGACGCGGATGCGCTCCAGGGACTCGTCCGTCTCGTAAGTCCCGCTGTTCCCATCGGCGCAGGAGCCCCCGAGCGTGTTGGGCGCATGGGCTTCCGGTCCCATGGTGCCGCGCCCCTCGACCAGAGAGCCCGTGTCGCAATAAGAGCCCAGCATGGCGCAGCGCGGTACCTTCAGGGCCGCGTCGTAGGTGGCGAAGCCCTCGTTGCTCACGTTCACCGTGACGGCGGCGCTGGAGCCCACGTTGCCGCTCGCGTCATACGCCTTGGCCAGCACGGTGTGCGCCCCGTTGCCCCCTCGCGTCGTGTCCCAGTCGAAGGCATACGGGGCCGTGGTGTCCGAGCCCAGCAGGACATTGTCGACGAAGAAGGACACCCGGATGACGCCCACGTCATCGCTGGCCACCG is a genomic window of Stigmatella erecta containing:
- a CDS encoding M16 family metallopeptidase, whose translation is MNASPRFGLLLATSLWLGGCAATSRTAPPTPPEAAPPPPAVAPSAPPAATAVPAVPLRRPAPLETVVQSNPQSPIVSFRLVFHTGSVDDPPGREGLTALTANLLSQGGTRELTSSQLLEVLFPMAAELEVFTDKEFTTFSGRVHKDFLPRFLKLFTDVLLEPRYEPSEFERLRTDALNTLRNTLRNEDDEELGKVGLDALLFRGHPYAHFVGGTAQGLQAITLDELKVHARRVFTQDRLVIGLAGPVDEALKQALTSRLAALPATGAPRVALPPVTARPGAALVLQKSTLSTAISLGFAIPMRRGDPDFFPVALALSYLGEHRQTHGLLFQELREKRGLNYGDYAYAEHFIQQSGTTFARPNLARTQQDISLWLRPVVPATAVFATHGALYYLGQLIQHGIPRDAFEQTRGFLLSYTRLWEQTDSRRLGYAIDSLFYGTPDFLGSYRKALEQMTPEAVHEAVRRRLRPEALSFVFVTQDAPALVTGLTAQTPTPLTYASAKPPAVLEADQAILQQPLPLRPDAIEVLPASTFMEQ